One Gossypium raimondii isolate GPD5lz chromosome 3, ASM2569854v1, whole genome shotgun sequence genomic window carries:
- the LOC105794518 gene encoding probable arabinosyltransferase ARAD1 translates to MYGKAAICLTLAITFLISCSIYLGTVDLRSYFFPVQSAPLSLCATGRPLRVYMYDLPRKFHVGMMGRRYSKESGPVTMENFPPWPARAGVRRQHSVEYWLMASLLYDGKGGEEREAVRVSDPATADAFFVPFFSSMSVTTHGHNMTDAATEGDRRLQVELLEILRQSKYYQRSGGRDHVIPMTHPNAFRFLRQQLNASILIIVDFGRYPRTMATLSKDVVSPYVHVVKSFTDDDPLDPYENRTTLLFFRGNTVRKDEGKIRVKLAKILTGNNDVRYEKSVATPSNIKMSTKGMRLSKFCLHPAGDTPSSCRLFDAIVSHCVPVVVSDKIELPFEDEIDYTKFSIFFSMKEALEPGYLVNQLRQFPKDRWVEMWKRLKQVSHHYEFQYPPKEEDAVYMIWRQVKHKLPGAQLAVHRNRRLKIPDWWRRKK, encoded by the exons ATGTACGGCAAAGCTGCAATTTGTTTGACATTGGCGATTACCTTCTTGATTTCATGTTCAATCTATCTCGGCACCGTTGATCTCAGATCATATTTCTTCCCTGTACAGTCGGCTCCACTCTCGCTCTGTGCAACCGGTCGTCCCCTTCGCGTTTACATGTACGATCTCCCTAGGAAATTCCACGTCGGCATGATGGGCCGTCGGTACTCCAAGGAATCGGGTCCAGTGACCATGGAGAATTTTCCTCCGTGGCCTGCGAGAGCAGGGGTAAGGAGGCAACACAGCGTGGAGTATTGGCTGATGGCGTCCCTGCTTTACGATGGCAAGGGCGGAGAAGAGAGGGAGGCGGTCAGGGTTTCGGATCCCGCGACTGCGGACGCCTTTTTTGTGCCCTTTTTCTCCTCGATGAGTGTTACTACGCACGGCCATAACATGACGGATGCTGCGACGGAAGGCGACCGCCGATTACAG GTTGAGTTACTGGAAATCTTGCGACAATCCAAGTACTATCAAAGGTCTGGAGGAAGAGACCATGTTATTCCCATGACACATCCAAATGCTTTCAGATTCCTTCGACAGCAGTTGAATGCCTCTATTCTTATTATTGTAGACTTTGGTCGATATCCCCGTACCATGGCAACTCTAAGCAAAGATGTGGTTTCCCCTTATGTACACGTTGTGAAATCCTTCACTGATGATGACCCTCTAGACCCATATGAAAACCGAACCACCCTTCTTTTCTTCCGGGGAAATACAGTCAGGAAAGAT GAAGGCAAAATTCGAGTCAAACTTGCAAAGATATTGACCGGTAACAATGATGTTCGTTATGAAAAGAGTGTagcaactccatcaaacattaAAATG TCTACAAAGGGAATGCGGTTGTCGAAATTCTGTCTGCATCCTGCAGGGGACACTCCATCATCTTGCCGACTATTTGATGCGATTGTGAGCCATTGTGTACCTGTGGTAGTCAGTGACAAAATTGAGCTTCCCTTTGAGGACGAAATCGACTACactaaattctcaattttcttcTCTATGAAAGAGGCATTAGAACCGGGTTATTTGGTGAATCAGCTGCGCCAATTTCCAAAGGATAGATGGGTTGAAATGTGGAAGCGGCTTAAGCAGGTTTCCCATCATTATGAATTCCAGTACCCTCCGAAGGAGGAGGATGCAGTCTATATGATATGGAGACAGGTAAAGCACAAGCTTCCCGGTGCCCAACTTGCTGTACATAGAAATAGAAGGTTGAAAATTCCGGATTGGTGGCGGCGGAAGAAATGA
- the LOC105794517 gene encoding uncharacterized protein LOC105794517 isoform X1 produces the protein MSSVVRNQGSCVAIRSLSPSSSINRCSHASASSDGATCGRPAWIGKRLTCVCFKRKGVYEGICFNITPKQEERLNRLRHRMKVYFDGSRPDHQEALRALWSATYPGKELHGLISDQWKEMGWQGRDPSTDFRGAGFISLENLLFFAKTFSTSFQCLLKKQGGNRSTWEYPFAVAGVNITFMIMQMLDLDASVKPRTFIRSVFLQMLSENEWAFDLLYCVAFVVMDKQWLEKNATYMEFNEVLKSTRTQLERELLMDDVLRIEDMPSFTLLC, from the exons ATGAGTAGTGTAGTTAGGAATCAAGGAAGCTGCGTTGCCATCCGCTCTCTCTCTCCTTCCTCTTCCATTAACCGTTGCTCTCACGCCTCTGCTTCTTCAG ATGGTGCAACGTGTGGAAGGCCAGCTTGGATTGGTAAGCGCCTAACTTGTGTTTGTTTCAAGCGAAAGGGAGTTTATGAAGGGATCTGCTTTAACATCACACCCAAACAG GAGGAAAGGTTGAATAGGTTGAGGCACCGTATGAAGGTGTACTTCGATGGTTCCAGGCCTGATCACCAG GAAGCTCTAAGAGCACTATGGTCTGCTACATACCCTGGAAAGGAACTCCATGGCTTGATATCCGATCAGTGGAAAGAAATGGGATGGCAGGGAAGGGATCCATCTACTGATTTCAG AGGTGCTGGATTCATTTCATTGGAGAACCTGTTATTTTTTGCCAAGACATTCTCG ACATCATTtcaatgtttattaaaaaagcAAGGAGGAAATCGATCTACATGGGAGTATCCGTTTGCTGTTGCTGGCGTAAATATCACATTCATGATCATGCAAATGCTTGACCTTGATGCCT CAGTGAAACCTAGGACATTTATCCGATCAGTTTTCTTACAGATGTTATCAG AAAATGAATGGGCATTCGACTTGCTATACTGCGTGGCATTCGTGGTAATGGACAAGCAATGGCTGGAGAAAAATGCCACGTACATGGAGTTCAAT GAAGTATTGAAATCGACAAGGACTCAGCTGGAAAGAGAACTTCTAATGGATGATGTGTTGCGGATTGAAGACATGCCTTCTTTTACCCTTCTCTGTTAG
- the LOC105794517 gene encoding uncharacterized protein LOC105794517 isoform X3, with amino-acid sequence MKGSALTSHPNSFVSKLQEERLNRLRHRMKVYFDGSRPDHQEALRALWSATYPGKELHGLISDQWKEMGWQGRDPSTDFRGAGFISLENLLFFAKTFSTSFQCLLKKQGGNRSTWEYPFAVAGVNITFMIMQMLDLDASVKPRTFIRSVFLQMLSENEWAFDLLYCVAFVVMDKQWLEKNATYMEFNEVLKSTRTQLERELLMDDVLRIEDMPSFTLLC; translated from the exons ATGAAGGGATCTGCTTTAACATCACACCCAAACAG TTTCGTTAGCAAATTGCAGGAGGAAAGGTTGAATAGGTTGAGGCACCGTATGAAGGTGTACTTCGATGGTTCCAGGCCTGATCACCAG GAAGCTCTAAGAGCACTATGGTCTGCTACATACCCTGGAAAGGAACTCCATGGCTTGATATCCGATCAGTGGAAAGAAATGGGATGGCAGGGAAGGGATCCATCTACTGATTTCAG AGGTGCTGGATTCATTTCATTGGAGAACCTGTTATTTTTTGCCAAGACATTCTCG ACATCATTtcaatgtttattaaaaaagcAAGGAGGAAATCGATCTACATGGGAGTATCCGTTTGCTGTTGCTGGCGTAAATATCACATTCATGATCATGCAAATGCTTGACCTTGATGCCT CAGTGAAACCTAGGACATTTATCCGATCAGTTTTCTTACAGATGTTATCAG AAAATGAATGGGCATTCGACTTGCTATACTGCGTGGCATTCGTGGTAATGGACAAGCAATGGCTGGAGAAAAATGCCACGTACATGGAGTTCAAT GAAGTATTGAAATCGACAAGGACTCAGCTGGAAAGAGAACTTCTAATGGATGATGTGTTGCGGATTGAAGACATGCCTTCTTTTACCCTTCTCTGTTAG
- the LOC105794517 gene encoding uncharacterized protein LOC105794517 isoform X2, giving the protein MSSVVRNQGSCVAIRSLSPSSSINRCSHASASSDGATCGRPAWIGKRLTCVCFKRKGVYEGICFNITPKQEERLNRLRHRMKVYFDGSRPDHQEALRALWSATYPGKELHGLISDQWKEMGWQGRDPSTDFRGAGFISLENLLFFAKTFSTSFQCLLKKQGGNRSTWEYPFAVAGVNITFMIMQMLDLDALKPRTFIRSVFLQMLSENEWAFDLLYCVAFVVMDKQWLEKNATYMEFNEVLKSTRTQLERELLMDDVLRIEDMPSFTLLC; this is encoded by the exons ATGAGTAGTGTAGTTAGGAATCAAGGAAGCTGCGTTGCCATCCGCTCTCTCTCTCCTTCCTCTTCCATTAACCGTTGCTCTCACGCCTCTGCTTCTTCAG ATGGTGCAACGTGTGGAAGGCCAGCTTGGATTGGTAAGCGCCTAACTTGTGTTTGTTTCAAGCGAAAGGGAGTTTATGAAGGGATCTGCTTTAACATCACACCCAAACAG GAGGAAAGGTTGAATAGGTTGAGGCACCGTATGAAGGTGTACTTCGATGGTTCCAGGCCTGATCACCAG GAAGCTCTAAGAGCACTATGGTCTGCTACATACCCTGGAAAGGAACTCCATGGCTTGATATCCGATCAGTGGAAAGAAATGGGATGGCAGGGAAGGGATCCATCTACTGATTTCAG AGGTGCTGGATTCATTTCATTGGAGAACCTGTTATTTTTTGCCAAGACATTCTCG ACATCATTtcaatgtttattaaaaaagcAAGGAGGAAATCGATCTACATGGGAGTATCCGTTTGCTGTTGCTGGCGTAAATATCACATTCATGATCATGCAAATGCTTGACCTTGATGCCT TGAAACCTAGGACATTTATCCGATCAGTTTTCTTACAGATGTTATCAG AAAATGAATGGGCATTCGACTTGCTATACTGCGTGGCATTCGTGGTAATGGACAAGCAATGGCTGGAGAAAAATGCCACGTACATGGAGTTCAAT GAAGTATTGAAATCGACAAGGACTCAGCTGGAAAGAGAACTTCTAATGGATGATGTGTTGCGGATTGAAGACATGCCTTCTTTTACCCTTCTCTGTTAG